Part of the Streptomyces sp. NBC_01460 genome, AGCTGGCCCTCGCCAACGTCCGTCCCGTCGTCGAGGCCGCCGCCGCGATCGGCACCACGGTCACGCTGGACGCCGAGGACCACACCACCCTCGACTCGATGTTCGCCATCCACGAGGAGCTGCGGAAGGACTTCCCGCAGACCGGCTGCGTGATCCAGTCCTACCTGTTCCGCACGGAGGCCGACGCCCGGCGCCTCGCCGCCGCGGGCAGCCGGGTCCGCCTGGTGAAGGGCGCCTACAAGGAGCCCGCCTCGGTCGCGTACCAGAGCAAGCCGGAGATCGACAAGGCGTACGTCCGCATCCTGAAGACCCTGATGCTGGGCGAGGGCTACCCGATGATCGGCTCTCACGATCCCCGTCTCATCGCCATCGGCCAGGAGCTCGCACGCCAGGCCGGGCGCAAACTGGACGAGTACGAGTTCCAGATGCTGTACGGCATCCGCAGCGAGGAGCACGTCCGGCTCGCGGCCGAGGGCCACCGGATGCGCGTCTACACGGCGTACGGCACCGACTGGTACGGATACTTCATGCGCCGCCTCGCGGAGAAGCCGGCCAACCTGCTGTTCTTCGGCCGCTCCGTCCTCACCAAGGGCTGAAACCGCCGATAGCTCGAACCACAGGGCTGAACCAGGGCTGACCTGCCCGGCCGACCACCCACCTCAACCAAGGAGACAAGGCACTCATGGACGCTGTCACCCAGGTCCCCGCGCCGGTCAACGAGCCGGTCCACTCCTACGCCCCCGGCACCGCGGAGCGCGCCCGTCTGGAGGCGAAGCTCAAGGAGCTCGCCGAGAACCCGATCGACCTGCCGATGACCATCGGCGGCGAGAGGCGCATGGGCGGCGGCGAGCGTGTCGACGTCGTGCAGCCGCACAACCACAAGGCCGTCATCGGCACCTTCGCCGGTGCCACCGAGCAGGACGCCCAGGACGCCGTCGACGCGGCCCTCGCCGCCGCTCCGGCCTGGCGCGCCATGTCCTTCGACGACCGCGCCGCCATCATCCTGCGCGCCGCCGAGCTGCTGTCCGGCCCCTGGCGCGAGACGCTGGCCGCCTCCACGATGCTGGGCCAGGGCAAGACCGCCCAGCAGGCCGAGATCGACTGCCCCTGCGAGCTCGTCGACTTCTGGCGCTTCAACGTGCACTACGCGCGCCAGATCCTCGCCGAGCAGCCGCCGGCGAACTCTCCCGGCGTGTGGAACCGCATGGACCACCGTCCGCTCGAGGGCTTCGTCTACGCGATCACGCCGTTCAACTTCTCGGCCATCGCGGCCAACCTGCCCACCGCGCCCGCCCTCATGGGCAACGTCGTGGTGTGGAAGCCGTCCCCGACGCAGACCCACGCCGCCGTGCTGCTGATGCAGCTGCTGGAGGAGGCCGGGCTGCCCAAGGGCGTCATCAACCTGGTCACCGGTGACGGCATCGCCGTCTCCGAGGTCGCGCTGAACCACCGCGACCTGGCCGGTGTCCACTTCACCGGCTCGACCCCCACCTTCCAGCACCTGTGGAAGACGGTCGGCAACAACATCGCCAACTACCGCACCTACCCGCGGCTCGTCGGCGAGACCGGCGGCAAGGACTTCGTCGTCGCGCACCCCAGCGCCGACCGCGCCGTGCTGAAGACCGCGCTGACCCGCGGTTCCTTCGAGTACCAGGGCCAGAAGTGCTCGGCCTCCTCCCGTGCGTACGTCCCGGCCTCCATCTGGAACTCCGGGTTCAAGGAGGAGTTCGCGGCCGAGGTCGACGGCATCACCATGGGTGACGTCACCGACCTGTCGCACTTCATGGGCGCCGTCATCGACGCGCGTTCGTTCGCCAAGAACAAGGCCGCGATCGACCGCGCCGCCGCCGACCCGACCTGCACGATCGTCGCCGGTGGCACGTACGACGACTCCGTCGGCTACTTCGTCCGCCCGACGGTCATCGTCTGCGACGACCCGGCCAACGAGGTCTTCACCACCGAGTACTTCGGCCCGATCCTCGCCGTCCACGTCTACGAGGACGAGAAGTACGACACCATGCTGGAGCAGATGGAGTCGGTCTCCGACTACGCCCTCACCGGCGCCGTCATCTCCAACGACCGTGCGGCCGCCGCGTACACGATGGACAAGCTCCGCTACGCCGCGGGCAACTTCTACATCAACGACAAGTCGACCGGTGCCGTCGTCGGCCAGCAGCCCTTCGGCGGCGGCCGTGGCTCGGGGACCAACGACAAGGCGGGCGCCCCGCAGAACCTGCAGCGCTGGACGCTGACCCGCGCCATCAAGGAGACGCTGGTCCCGCCGACCGACTACACCTACCCCCACCAGGGCTGACCGCCCTCCGGGGCGCCCGCATCGGGCGCCCCACCCCGCACTCCGCCTCCCGACCGGCTCCCCCCGCCGGCCGGGAGGCGGTTTCCATTCCGCGCCGGGGCCGTTCAGAGAGCCCCCGCGTCCCGGGCCGTCCACACCGACGGATACAGCGGCCGGAAGCCCAGCTCGTCCCGGATCCGCCGCGTCGACATCTGGCCGTACCAGGGATCGGGATCGGTGCGGTCCGCCAGTTCCGGCGGCACCGGCACCCCGTTCAGGTGGTGCAGGTCCACCGCCGTCACCGGGGCGTCGTCGCAGATGTGGTAGCGGCGGCCGGCCACCTCGCGCGCGTACAGCAGGCGCAGCAGCCCCTGGGCCACATCGGCGTGGTGCACCACCGCCAGCCGCTGCGCCGCCGCCCAGCCGCCCACCCAGCTCATCGTCTCCGCGAGGTGCGGGTCACCCTCCCCGTACACGAACGGCAGAACGGCGATCCGCACGTCCAGCCCGTGCGCGCGGTGCAGGGCGAGCAGCCCCTCGTCCGCCCCCGCCTTCGACTGTGCGTACGCCCCCCACTTGGGACCGCCCGGCACCGTCGGGTCGTCCTCGGTCAGCGGACGGCCGCGCCCGGCGCCGTACGAGAGGTTCGTGCCGACGTGCACGAACCTGCCCGTGCCCGACCGGACGGCGGCTCGCCCCAGGGCGACGGCCGCGTCGCGGTTGACGGCCCACATCTCGTCCTCCGGGACGTCCCGGAAGGCCGCCGCGATGTTCACGACGGCGTCCACGCCCATGAGGGCCTCGCCCACGTCGCCCGCGTCGCGGAGATCGCCCGTGACGACCTCCGCGCCCAGCGCCGCGAAGGCGTCCCCCCGGCGCCCGTCGCGCACGATCACCCGCACCGTGTCACCGGGAGCGGCCCTCCGGAGCAGCCGCGGTACGAACCGGCGCCCCACCTCACCCGTCGCGCCCGTCACCAGAATCCTCATCGTCGGTCCCCTCCTCGTCGATCTCCTGAACGGCCTCAGCCTGGGGCCGGCGCCGTGATCACGGGAGAGACCCGCGTATCCAGGGACCGGCAGTCCCCGGATACGCCCTGGAGCGGCCGGGCCCGGCGGGCCATGCTGGACGGATGGACCTGGACCGAGCCGAACTCGCCGACTTCCTGCGCCGCTGCCGCACCCGCCTGGACCCGGCCGCCGTAGGACTCGTCGTCGGCTCCCGGCGCCGTACGCCCGGTCTCCGCCGGGAGGAGGCGGCCGGGCTGACGGGCGCGTCCGTGGACCACTACACCCGCCTGGAACAGGGCCGTGGCTCCAGGCCGTCGCGGCAGATGCTCGCCGCCCTCGCCAGGGCGCTGCGGCTCACCGAGGACGAGCGCGACCACCTCTTCCACCTGGCGGGGGAGGAGCCGCCCCGGACGGGGACGGGCCCCGCCCAGCACGTCCGGCCCGGACTGCTGATGATCCTCGACCGGCTGCACGACGCCCCCGCGCACGTCTACAGCGACCGGGGCGAACTGCTCGCGCAGAACGCGCTGGCGACCGCGCTCACCGGGGAGGCCGACCCGGGGCACAACGTGATCCGGGCCTGGTTCACCGGCCCCACCGCCCGCCGGCTGTACCCGCCGGAGGACCACGCCGCCCAGTCACTGACCCACGTCGCCCAGCTCCGGGCCGTGTCCGCCGCACGGCCCGACGATCCGCAGCTCCTCGCGCTCGTACGCGAACTGCGTTCCGCGTCGAAGGAGTTCGACACGCTCTGGACGGAGCACCGGGTGGCGATGCGGCGCGCGGAGCGCAAGCGGTTCCTGCACCCGGTCGTCGGGCTGCTGGAGCTCGGCTGCGAGGTGCTGCTCACCGCGGACTGCGGACAGCGCCTGGTCGTCCACACGGCGGAGCCCGGCAGCGAGTCCTACGAGCGGCTGCGGCTGCTGCGCGTCGTCGGGCTGCAGGAGCTCGGGGCGGACGGGCCGCCGGACGCCCCGGGCGACCTCAGCCCTTCACGGTGAAACCGGCCCGCAGGAGCCTCTCCTCGGCGGAGGACGGGCCGACGAGCAGCTCGAAGGCGCCGGGCTCGACGACCCGCCGGCCCGCCGCGTCCACGAGGGTGCACTCGGAGACCGGCAGTTCGAGCACCACCTCGCGGGACTCGCCGGGCGCGAGTGCCACCTGCCGGTAGGTCTTGAGCTCCTTCTCCGCCCACGTCACCGACGTCACGGTGTCGCTGATGTACACCTGCACCGTCTCCAGGGCCGGCCGCGCGCCGGTGTTGTGGACGGTGACGCGCGCCCGCAGCGTGTCGTTCTCCCCGACACTCGCGGTGAGCATCTCCAGGCCGGAGTACTCCACGTCCGTGTAGCTCAGGCCCTCGCCGAAGACGAACGCCGGACGCTGGGTCAGGTCGGCGTACCGGGAGCCGTGCTGGCCCCGGATCTGGTTGTAGTACGTCGGCTGCTGGCCCGCGTGCCGCGCGAAGGAGAGGGGCAGCCGGCCCGACGGCTCGACGAGGCCCAGCAGGACCTCGGCGACCGCACGGCCGCCCTGCATCCCCGGGTTGAAGGCGTGCACGACCGCGGCCGCGCCGAGCGCGGACGGCGGGAGCACCAGCGGCTTGGAACTGATGACCACGACGACGAGTGGTTTGCCGGTCGCGGCGAGCGCGTCGAGCAGCGCGACCTGGTCGCCGACGAGCTCCAGGGTGGCGGTGGACTTGCCCTCGCCGACCAGCTCGATGCGGTCGCCGACCACGGCGACGACGTAGTCGGCGGCCTCGGCGGCGGCGACCGCCTCACCGATCAGCGCGGCGTCGGGTTCGGCGGGGACGACCACCTCCGGGCGGGGCTGGCCGTCGGGGAAGAACTGCCCCTCCGGGTCCGCGCCCACCCCGAGGATCCTGGCGCCCCGCGCGTACGAGACCGTCCAGTCGGCGGGCGCGTGCGCGCGGAAGCCGTCGAGGACGGTACGGATCATGGCGCGCGGCTGGCCGTCCGGGAGCCAGTCCACCTGGCCCGACGAGCCCGCCCAGTCGCCCAGCTGGGTCTGCGCGTCGTCCGCGTTCGGCCCGATCACGGCGACCGTACGGGGGCCGGGGGACCCGGCGGCCCGGCCGTCGTCCCCCGCCGTGAG contains:
- a CDS encoding proline dehydrogenase family protein, encoding MLGPVILAASRSDKMRRFISAAPGTKQVVDRFIAGESVDQVVPVIEDAASKGLEVTLDVVGEDITTPEQAAAARDAYLELVGRLKELGLGARAEMSVKLSMFGQALEGGHELALANVRPVVEAAAAIGTTVTLDAEDHTTLDSMFAIHEELRKDFPQTGCVIQSYLFRTEADARRLAAAGSRVRLVKGAYKEPASVAYQSKPEIDKAYVRILKTLMLGEGYPMIGSHDPRLIAIGQELARQAGRKLDEYEFQMLYGIRSEEHVRLAAEGHRMRVYTAYGTDWYGYFMRRLAEKPANLLFFGRSVLTKG
- a CDS encoding helix-turn-helix transcriptional regulator, yielding MDRAELADFLRRCRTRLDPAAVGLVVGSRRRTPGLRREEAAGLTGASVDHYTRLEQGRGSRPSRQMLAALARALRLTEDERDHLFHLAGEEPPRTGTGPAQHVRPGLLMILDRLHDAPAHVYSDRGELLAQNALATALTGEADPGHNVIRAWFTGPTARRLYPPEDHAAQSLTHVAQLRAVSAARPDDPQLLALVRELRSASKEFDTLWTEHRVAMRRAERKRFLHPVVGLLELGCEVLLTADCGQRLVVHTAEPGSESYERLRLLRVVGLQELGADGPPDAPGDLSPSR
- the pruA gene encoding L-glutamate gamma-semialdehyde dehydrogenase: MDAVTQVPAPVNEPVHSYAPGTAERARLEAKLKELAENPIDLPMTIGGERRMGGGERVDVVQPHNHKAVIGTFAGATEQDAQDAVDAALAAAPAWRAMSFDDRAAIILRAAELLSGPWRETLAASTMLGQGKTAQQAEIDCPCELVDFWRFNVHYARQILAEQPPANSPGVWNRMDHRPLEGFVYAITPFNFSAIAANLPTAPALMGNVVVWKPSPTQTHAAVLLMQLLEEAGLPKGVINLVTGDGIAVSEVALNHRDLAGVHFTGSTPTFQHLWKTVGNNIANYRTYPRLVGETGGKDFVVAHPSADRAVLKTALTRGSFEYQGQKCSASSRAYVPASIWNSGFKEEFAAEVDGITMGDVTDLSHFMGAVIDARSFAKNKAAIDRAAADPTCTIVAGGTYDDSVGYFVRPTVIVCDDPANEVFTTEYFGPILAVHVYEDEKYDTMLEQMESVSDYALTGAVISNDRAAAAYTMDKLRYAAGNFYINDKSTGAVVGQQPFGGGRGSGTNDKAGAPQNLQRWTLTRAIKETLVPPTDYTYPHQG
- a CDS encoding NAD-dependent epimerase/dehydratase family protein translates to MRILVTGATGEVGRRFVPRLLRRAAPGDTVRVIVRDGRRGDAFAALGAEVVTGDLRDAGDVGEALMGVDAVVNIAAAFRDVPEDEMWAVNRDAAVALGRAAVRSGTGRFVHVGTNLSYGAGRGRPLTEDDPTVPGGPKWGAYAQSKAGADEGLLALHRAHGLDVRIAVLPFVYGEGDPHLAETMSWVGGWAAAQRLAVVHHADVAQGLLRLLYAREVAGRRYHICDDAPVTAVDLHHLNGVPVPPELADRTDPDPWYGQMSTRRIRDELGFRPLYPSVWTARDAGAL